A genomic window from Winogradskyella sp. J14-2 includes:
- a CDS encoding phosphatidylserine decarboxylase family protein: MFHKEGHKIIFITLVLVVGSFFLIDEFVTNEWVRKSLMIAILIFFILILQFFRNPKRHTHINEKCALSPVDGKVVVIEEVMENEVFKDKRIQVSVFMSPINVHVTRYPISGNISYSKYHPGKYLVAWHPKASEENERTTVVIENKSFGKILYRQIAGALAKRIVNYASINSEAVQGEDSGFIKFGSRVDLFLPLDAEIKVKLNQKVKGGESVIAEMK, encoded by the coding sequence ATGTTTCATAAAGAGGGTCATAAAATTATTTTTATCACATTAGTCCTAGTTGTGGGCTCATTTTTTTTAATAGATGAATTTGTTACCAATGAGTGGGTTAGAAAGAGCCTTATGATTGCCATACTCATTTTCTTTATTCTTATTCTGCAATTTTTTAGAAACCCAAAACGCCATACTCATATTAATGAAAAATGTGCGTTATCTCCTGTTGATGGTAAAGTTGTAGTTATAGAAGAGGTGATGGAAAATGAGGTTTTTAAAGATAAACGCATTCAGGTTTCAGTATTTATGTCGCCTATAAACGTTCATGTTACTAGATACCCAATTAGCGGAAATATTAGCTATAGCAAATATCATCCCGGTAAATATTTAGTAGCCTGGCACCCTAAGGCAAGTGAAGAAAATGAGCGTACTACTGTTGTAATTGAAAATAAATCCTTTGGTAAAATATTATATAGACAAATTGCAGGTGCACTTGCAAAACGAATTGTAAATTATGCATCAATAAACTCAGAGGCAGTGCAAGGTGAAGACTCTGGATTTATAAAATTTGGCTCGAGAGTTGATTTATTTTTACCTTTAGATGCAGAAATTAAGGTAAAGCTTAACCAGAAAGTAAAAGGTGGTGAAAGTGTTATTGCCGAAATGAAATGA
- a CDS encoding phosphatidate cytidylyltransferase, protein MKELSIRAISGVVYVLLLIGSLYTQNALTTLLLLFGILSLAEFSKLIALKSFAQYIIFMLLFGGFWYLCLLNKSVTGSDEAIQIMLVTTIFVNLILIKDLFTTKRIPLFSSKSFIVTTFYLTNGFIFMLLIANYKKEFTPLLLLGSFILIWVNDSAAYLVGKNFGKQKLFPSISPKKTVEGFLGGLFFACISSYFIAKYTETLSFTSWLIMGIIVSVFGTLGDLIESKFKRQAGVKDSGVIMPGHGGLLDRLDSIIFASPFIYLFLRILSYVS, encoded by the coding sequence ATGAAAGAATTATCCATTAGAGCCATATCTGGCGTTGTATATGTTTTATTACTCATTGGTTCGTTGTATACGCAAAATGCGCTTACCACGCTACTCTTACTATTCGGTATTTTAAGTTTAGCAGAATTTAGTAAACTTATTGCACTAAAATCTTTTGCTCAGTATATAATTTTTATGCTACTTTTTGGTGGGTTTTGGTACTTGTGCTTGTTAAATAAAAGTGTAACGGGTAGCGATGAAGCTATTCAAATTATGCTGGTTACCACGATTTTTGTTAATCTCATTCTTATAAAAGACTTATTTACCACAAAGCGTATTCCTCTTTTTAGCTCAAAGAGTTTTATTGTAACCACATTTTACCTAACTAATGGCTTTATATTTATGCTACTCATTGCCAATTATAAAAAAGAATTTACACCACTTTTACTTTTAGGGAGTTTTATCCTTATTTGGGTAAATGATAGTGCTGCCTATTTGGTGGGTAAAAACTTTGGGAAACAAAAACTGTTTCCAAGCATATCTCCAAAAAAAACAGTTGAAGGATTTCTTGGCGGATTGTTTTTTGCGTGTATTTCTAGTTACTTCATTGCAAAATATACCGAAACTTTAAGTTTTACGAGCTGGCTAATTATGGGAATAATAGTAAGTGTATTTGGTACTTTGGGCGATTTAATAGAATCTAAATTTAAGCGTCAGGCAGGTGTAAAAGATAGTGGAGTTATAATGCCAGGACATGGTGGGCTTTTAGACCGATTAGATAGTATTATATTTGCATCACCATTTATATATTTATTTTTAAGAATACTTAGCTATGTTTCATAA
- a CDS encoding citrate synthase, translating into MSDKATLEINGEKYELPVKVGTENEVAIDIKTLRSATGGVITIDPGYKNTGSCESAITFLDGEKGILRYRGYSIEELAEKADFLEVAYLLIFGELPTQAQLDKFEADIKDKSMVDDDIKKILDAFPKSAHPMGVLSSLTSALTAFYPSSVDVNSEEAMYNAIVRILAKFPILVAWTMRKKHGLPLEYGDDNLGYVENVLKMMFKKPNSEYTQNPILVNALDKLLILHADHEQNCSASTVRIAGSSHAGLFVSLASGISALWGPLHGGANQAVLEMLEAIKEDGGDTKKYMAKAKDKDDPFRLMGFGHRVYKNFDPRARIIKKAADEVLGDLGVEDPILDIAKGLEKEALEDQYFVDRKLYPNVDFYSGIIYRAMGIPVEMFTVMFALGRLPGWIAQWREMRMRKEPIGRPRQLYIGETYRAFKAIDQR; encoded by the coding sequence ATGTCAGACAAAGCTACTCTAGAAATCAATGGAGAAAAATATGAACTACCAGTAAAAGTAGGAACCGAAAATGAAGTTGCCATTGATATAAAAACCTTAAGAAGTGCCACAGGTGGTGTTATAACCATAGATCCTGGTTACAAAAATACAGGAAGTTGCGAAAGTGCTATCACCTTCCTTGACGGAGAAAAAGGAATACTAAGGTACAGAGGTTACTCCATAGAAGAGCTTGCTGAAAAGGCAGACTTCTTAGAAGTTGCATATCTTTTAATATTTGGTGAGCTGCCAACCCAAGCGCAACTTGACAAGTTTGAAGCCGATATTAAGGATAAGTCAATGGTAGATGACGATATAAAGAAGATTTTAGATGCTTTTCCTAAGTCGGCGCATCCTATGGGTGTGTTGTCTTCATTGACAAGTGCATTAACAGCTTTTTACCCTTCTTCGGTAGATGTAAATTCTGAGGAGGCAATGTATAACGCCATAGTTAGAATTTTGGCTAAGTTTCCAATACTTGTGGCATGGACTATGCGAAAAAAACACGGTTTACCATTAGAGTATGGTGATGACAATCTGGGCTATGTTGAGAATGTATTAAAGATGATGTTTAAAAAGCCAAATAGTGAGTACACACAAAATCCTATCTTGGTAAATGCGCTGGATAAACTCTTAATTCTTCATGCAGATCATGAGCAAAACTGTTCTGCTTCAACAGTAAGAATCGCAGGCTCCTCTCACGCAGGTTTATTTGTATCTTTAGCATCTGGAATTTCTGCGCTTTGGGGACCATTACACGGAGGTGCTAACCAAGCTGTTCTAGAAATGTTAGAAGCCATAAAAGAAGATGGTGGAGATACTAAAAAATACATGGCAAAGGCAAAAGATAAAGACGATCCGTTCCGTTTAATGGGCTTTGGTCATCGTGTTTATAAAAACTTTGATCCTAGAGCAAGAATTATTAAAAAAGCTGCCGACGAAGTATTGGGAGATTTAGGGGTAGAAGACCCTATTTTAGATATTGCTAAAGGACTAGAGAAAGAAGCCTTAGAAGACCAGTATTTTGTGGATAGAAAATTATATCCTAATGTAGATTTCTATTCAGGCATTATTTATAGAGCAATGGGTATTCCTGTAGAAATGTTCACTGTTATGTTTGCACTGGGTCGTTTACCAGGTTGGATTGCGCAATGGAGAGAAATGCGCATGCGCAAAGAGCCAATAGGTCGTCCGAGACAATTATACATAGGTGAAACCTACAGAGCTTTTAAGGCGATTGATCAACGATAA
- a CDS encoding acyl-CoA-binding protein — MTSEELNIEFEDAVERINAHTEPFPADFLLRLYAYYKKATNDYGRPSSRKPIINAFKTNALFQVQDISQDEAKREYINLVNNYFLYRK, encoded by the coding sequence ATGACCTCAGAAGAATTAAATATTGAGTTTGAAGATGCTGTAGAGCGCATAAACGCGCACACAGAGCCTTTCCCTGCTGACTTTTTACTTCGCTTGTATGCCTACTATAAAAAAGCTACTAATGATTACGGCAGACCAAGCAGCCGAAAACCAATAATTAACGCATTTAAGACCAATGCGCTTTTTCAAGTACAAGATATTAGTCAAGACGAGGCAAAAAGGGAGTACATCAATTTAGTTAACAATTATTTTTTGTATAGAAAGTAA
- a CDS encoding dimethylarginine dimethylaminohydrolase family protein, giving the protein MKLNIPNETSRLRAVILGTAESNGPVPSIEDAYDPKSLEHIKAGTYPTEKDMVKEMEAVAKVFEKYDVKVYRPKIIKDCNQIFTRDIGFVIDDVFVKANILPDREEELDAIQYIIDQIDPQKVMRPPVEAHIEGGDVIVWNDHIFIGTYRGDDYADYIVARTNKAGVDYITKEFPQKTVKSFNLRKSQTNAMENALHLDCCFQPIGKDKAILHKNGFLKDREYQWLVDFFGKENIFEITKEEMYNMNSNVFSISEDVIISERNFTRLNTWLRENGFTVEEVPYAEIAKQEGLLRCSTLPLIRD; this is encoded by the coding sequence ATGAAACTTAATATACCAAACGAAACGTCTCGATTAAGAGCTGTAATTTTAGGAACAGCCGAGAGTAATGGTCCTGTACCTTCAATTGAAGATGCTTATGACCCTAAGTCATTAGAGCATATAAAAGCAGGAACATACCCTACAGAAAAAGACATGGTAAAAGAAATGGAAGCCGTAGCCAAAGTATTTGAAAAATATGATGTAAAAGTCTACAGGCCAAAAATTATTAAAGACTGTAATCAAATATTTACCAGAGATATAGGTTTTGTAATCGATGATGTTTTTGTAAAAGCAAATATATTACCAGATAGAGAAGAAGAGCTAGATGCTATTCAATACATTATAGATCAAATCGACCCGCAAAAAGTAATGCGTCCACCAGTAGAAGCACATATAGAAGGAGGTGATGTCATTGTATGGAACGACCATATCTTTATAGGTACATACCGAGGTGACGACTATGCAGATTATATTGTGGCTCGCACAAATAAAGCAGGTGTAGACTATATTACTAAGGAGTTTCCTCAAAAAACAGTTAAGAGTTTTAACCTAAGAAAGTCTCAAACAAATGCTATGGAGAATGCACTACATCTAGATTGCTGTTTTCAGCCTATCGGAAAGGATAAAGCCATACTACATAAAAACGGATTTTTGAAAGACAGAGAGTACCAATGGCTGGTCGATTTCTTCGGAAAAGAAAATATATTTGAAATTACAAAAGAAGAAATGTATAACATGAATAGTAACGTGTTTTCAATTTCTGAAGATGTTATTATTTCAGAACGAAATTTTACACGATTGAATACTTGGTTAAGAGAAAATGGCTTTACTGTTGAAGAAGTACCATATGCTGAGATAGCAAAACAAGAAGGATTGCTGCGTTGCTCCACTTTACCTTTGATAAGAGATTAA
- the eno gene encoding phosphopyruvate hydratase: MSIIVNVHARQILDSRGNPTVEVDVVTENGIMGRAAVPSGASTGEHEAVELRDGGDTYMGKGVLKAVENVNSTIAQELLGISVFEQNMIDQLMIEIDGTKNKGNLGANAILGVSLAVAKAAANELGMPLYRYVGGVSANTLPLPMMNIINGGSHSDAPIAFQEFMIMPVKAKNFTHAMQMGTEIFHNLKKVLHDRGLSTAVGDEGGFAPNLEGGTEDALDSIKLAVEKAGYTFGEDVKIALDCAAAEFYVDGKYDYTKFEGESGKIRTSAEQAEYLAELASKYPIISIEDGMDENDWDGWKVLTDKIGDKVQLVGDDLFVTNVERLSRGIENGIANSILIKVNQIGTLTETISAVNMAHNAGYTSVMSHRSGETEDNTIADLAVALNTGQIKTGSASRSDRMAKYNQLLRIEEELGDVAYFPQEKAFKVK, translated from the coding sequence ATGAGCATTATAGTTAATGTACACGCAAGACAAATTTTGGACTCTAGAGGTAATCCAACTGTAGAAGTAGATGTTGTAACAGAAAATGGTATCATGGGAAGAGCGGCAGTGCCTTCTGGTGCTTCAACTGGTGAACATGAAGCTGTAGAATTAAGAGACGGTGGAGATACTTATATGGGTAAAGGCGTGTTAAAGGCTGTAGAAAATGTAAATTCAACCATTGCACAAGAGTTACTTGGGATATCTGTTTTTGAACAAAACATGATAGATCAATTAATGATTGAGATTGATGGAACAAAAAATAAAGGCAACTTAGGAGCTAACGCAATTTTAGGGGTATCACTTGCTGTTGCAAAAGCTGCAGCTAATGAATTAGGAATGCCATTATATCGCTATGTTGGTGGTGTATCTGCAAATACGCTACCATTACCAATGATGAATATTATTAACGGTGGTTCTCATAGCGACGCACCCATTGCATTTCAGGAATTTATGATTATGCCTGTAAAAGCAAAAAACTTTACTCACGCTATGCAAATGGGTACCGAAATCTTTCATAATCTCAAAAAGGTACTCCATGACAGAGGCCTAAGTACTGCAGTTGGTGATGAAGGTGGTTTTGCGCCTAACTTAGAAGGCGGTACAGAAGATGCTTTAGATTCTATAAAATTAGCCGTAGAAAAAGCAGGATACACTTTTGGCGAGGACGTTAAGATTGCTTTAGATTGTGCAGCAGCAGAGTTTTATGTAGATGGTAAATACGACTATACAAAGTTTGAAGGCGAATCAGGAAAAATAAGAACATCTGCAGAACAGGCAGAATACTTAGCCGAATTAGCTTCTAAATATCCAATAATATCTATCGAAGATGGTATGGATGAAAATGACTGGGACGGTTGGAAAGTTTTAACCGATAAGATTGGAGATAAAGTACAATTAGTTGGTGATGATTTATTTGTAACAAATGTAGAACGTTTATCTCGCGGTATTGAAAACGGAATAGCAAATTCTATCCTAATTAAAGTAAACCAAATAGGTACTCTAACCGAAACTATTTCTGCTGTAAATATGGCGCACAATGCAGGTTATACATCTGTAATGTCGCATAGATCTGGAGAGACAGAAGATAATACTATTGCAGATTTAGCAGTCGCATTAAATACAGGTCAGATTAAAACAGGGTCTGCGTCTCGTAGTGACCGTATGGCAAAATACAACCAGTTATTGCGTATTGAGGAAGAACTTGGTGATGTAGCCTATTTTCCTCAAGAGAAAGCTTTTAAGGTGAAGTAA
- a CDS encoding LUD domain-containing protein, with amino-acid sequence MSLFRKLFGKKSNQSEEQIPNQERGKYMPEIKLPADERFTINFKANGGKFLYCENMNEVKESFNAILDENQWHSDKVFIIDERLLDLFKDFKLNNTNKITEGKYFLSTCEYLISDDGSLLISSNQIAEKKLKELPEHFIIYATTSQFAENIGEGLKGIKAKSKSKIPTNITTIKHFKTADDKDFLTYGSSAKNLYLLLLEDL; translated from the coding sequence ATGAGCTTATTTCGTAAACTCTTCGGAAAAAAATCAAACCAGTCCGAAGAACAAATACCAAATCAAGAGCGTGGCAAATATATGCCAGAAATTAAGTTGCCTGCAGATGAACGTTTTACCATAAACTTCAAAGCTAATGGTGGTAAATTTCTGTACTGCGAAAACATGAACGAAGTAAAGGAAAGCTTCAATGCTATTTTAGACGAAAATCAATGGCATAGTGATAAAGTCTTTATAATTGATGAACGCTTACTCGACTTGTTTAAAGATTTTAAACTCAATAATACCAATAAAATTACTGAGGGCAAATACTTTCTATCCACTTGCGAATACTTAATCTCTGATGACGGTTCTTTATTAATTTCTTCTAATCAAATTGCAGAAAAAAAGCTTAAAGAGCTTCCTGAACATTTTATAATTTACGCAACAACGAGTCAATTTGCAGAAAATATTGGTGAAGGTTTAAAGGGCATTAAAGCAAAGAGTAAATCTAAAATCCCAACAAATATTACCACCATAAAACATTTTAAAACTGCCGACGATAAAGATTTCCTTACCTACGGAAGTAGTGCAAAAAATCTATACCTACTTCTTTTAGAAGATCTGTAA